In a single window of the Caulobacter soli genome:
- the nagA gene encoding N-acetylglucosamine-6-phosphate deacetylase gives MQSVLVNGRILTPEGIVDGKAVAIEGGRIVGVTDSADTPAGVDRQDLDGGLLVPGFIDTQVNGGGGVLFNDSTTVEAIAAIGAAHRPYGTTGFLPTLISDDLAVVDAAMRATEQAIEAGVPGVLGVHIEGPFLNVKRKGIHDASKFRTLDDEAVTLLSSLKRGKTLVTLAPETTTPEMVRRLAAAGVTVAAGHTNAAYGTVRKALDAGLTGFTHLFNAMSPLTSREPGVVGAALESITAWCGIIVDGRHVDPVVLRIALRTRPLNRFMLVTDAMPTVGMVDKSFDLQGRHIRVVDGVCVDDHGTLAGSDLDMVGAVRNAVSMLGLSLEDAVSIASSAPAAFLGLAGHRGSIRAGQAADLVLLDEALNVRRTWIDGVANT, from the coding sequence ATGCAGTCCGTACTCGTTAATGGCCGCATCCTGACGCCGGAAGGGATCGTCGACGGCAAGGCCGTGGCGATCGAGGGCGGTCGGATCGTCGGCGTCACCGACAGCGCTGACACGCCGGCCGGCGTCGATCGCCAAGACCTGGACGGCGGCCTGCTGGTTCCCGGCTTCATCGACACCCAGGTCAATGGCGGCGGCGGGGTGCTGTTCAACGACTCCACCACCGTCGAGGCCATCGCCGCCATCGGCGCGGCCCACCGGCCCTATGGCACCACCGGCTTCCTGCCGACCCTGATCAGCGACGACCTGGCCGTGGTCGACGCGGCCATGCGGGCGACAGAGCAGGCCATCGAGGCCGGCGTGCCCGGCGTGCTGGGCGTTCACATCGAGGGTCCGTTCCTCAATGTGAAGCGCAAGGGCATCCACGACGCCAGCAAGTTCCGAACCCTCGACGACGAGGCCGTGACCCTGCTCAGCTCGCTCAAGCGCGGCAAGACGCTGGTGACCCTGGCCCCGGAGACCACCACGCCGGAAATGGTGCGCCGCCTGGCCGCCGCCGGGGTGACCGTCGCCGCTGGCCACACCAACGCCGCCTACGGCACGGTGCGCAAGGCGCTGGACGCCGGCCTGACCGGCTTCACCCACCTGTTCAACGCCATGTCGCCGCTGACCAGCCGCGAGCCGGGCGTGGTGGGCGCGGCGCTCGAGAGCATAACGGCCTGGTGCGGGATCATCGTCGACGGCCGCCACGTGGACCCGGTGGTGCTGCGCATCGCCCTGCGCACCCGGCCGCTGAACCGCTTCATGCTGGTCACCGACGCCATGCCCACTGTGGGCATGGTCGACAAGAGCTTCGACCTGCAAGGCCGCCACATTCGCGTGGTCGACGGGGTCTGCGTCGACGACCACGGCACCCTGGCCGGCTCGGACCTGGACATGGTCGGCGCGGTGCGCAACGCCGTGTCGATGCTGGGCCTGTCGCTGGAAGACGCCGTGTCGATCGCCTCCAGCGCCCCCGCCGCCTTCCTGGGCCTGGCGGGCCACCGCGGGTCGATCAGAGCCGGCCAGGCGGCCGATCTGGTGCTGCTGGACGAGGCGCTGAACGTCCGCCGGACCTGGATCGACGGCGTGGCGAACACCTAG
- a CDS encoding SIS domain-containing protein, with translation MEANVLTRPAPPAEPARLTAESTRMFLEAGQASHVVAAQLNANAARAARIAERLRANPPRAVVTCARGSSDHAATFAKYLIETRTGVLTSSAALSVSSVYAAHQDLGDVLYLAISQSGKSPDLLAAVQAAKEAGAFVIALVNVTDSPLAALADEVLPLHAGPELSVAATKSYIAALAAIAQLVAAWTQDDDLTAALTTLPALLAEAWTLDWTPAVERLKLARNLYVLGRGVGFGVAQEAALKFKETCGLHAEAFSAAEVLHGPMALVKAGFPVLVFAQNDESRDSVDAMAKGVTERGGDVLLAGAGETGAGVLPALAAHPVIEPILMIQSFYRMANALSVARGYDPDSPPHLNKVTETV, from the coding sequence TTGGAGGCCAACGTCTTGACCCGACCCGCACCCCCGGCTGAACCGGCGAGGCTGACGGCGGAATCGACCCGCATGTTCCTCGAGGCCGGCCAGGCCTCGCACGTCGTCGCCGCCCAGCTGAACGCCAACGCCGCCCGCGCCGCCCGGATCGCCGAGCGCCTGCGCGCCAACCCGCCCCGCGCCGTGGTCACCTGCGCCCGCGGCAGCAGCGACCACGCCGCCACCTTCGCCAAGTACCTGATCGAGACCCGCACCGGGGTGCTGACCTCGTCGGCCGCGCTGTCGGTCAGTTCGGTCTACGCCGCCCACCAGGACCTGGGCGACGTGCTCTATCTGGCCATTTCGCAGTCGGGCAAGAGCCCCGACCTGCTGGCCGCCGTCCAGGCCGCCAAGGAAGCCGGCGCCTTCGTCATCGCCCTGGTCAACGTCACCGACTCACCCCTGGCCGCCCTGGCCGACGAAGTGCTGCCGCTGCACGCCGGTCCCGAGCTGAGCGTGGCGGCCACCAAGTCCTACATCGCCGCCCTGGCCGCCATCGCCCAGCTGGTCGCCGCCTGGACCCAGGACGACGACCTGACCGCCGCCCTGACCACCCTGCCGGCCCTGCTGGCCGAGGCCTGGACCCTGGACTGGACCCCGGCCGTCGAGCGCCTGAAACTGGCTCGCAACCTCTACGTCCTGGGACGCGGCGTCGGCTTCGGCGTCGCCCAGGAGGCGGCCCTGAAGTTCAAGGAGACCTGCGGCCTGCACGCCGAGGCCTTCAGCGCCGCCGAAGTGCTGCACGGCCCCATGGCGTTGGTGAAGGCGGGCTTCCCGGTCCTGGTCTTCGCCCAGAACGACGAGAGCCGCGACAGCGTCGACGCCATGGCCAAGGGCGTGACCGAGCGCGGCGGCGACGTCCTGCTGGCCGGCGCCGGAGAAACGGGCGCCGGCGTGCTGCCGGCGCTGGCCGCCCACCCGGTGATCGAGCCGATCCTGATGATCCAGAGCTTCTACCGGATGGCCAATGCGCTGTCGGTGGCGCGCGGCTACGATCCCGACAGCCCCCCGCACCTCAACAAGGTCACAGAAACCGTCTGA
- a CDS encoding GntR family transcriptional regulator — protein sequence MFSERIGGLTGDDHAPLYKQLQRALRDAIQKKVLGPDDALPAERDMAEEFNISRITVRKALDGLVSEGLLTRRQGAGTFVAARVEKSFSKLSSFTEDMISRGRTPRSEWISKAEGSVTPEESLTLGLSPGTPVFRFARIRYADGAPMALEYSTIAGYALPSAEVVGVSLYEALEATGHRPARALQRLRAVLFTAEQAELLGVPVKDAGLLIERRSFLPDGRAVEVTQSYYRGDAYDFVAELNALS from the coding sequence ATGTTTTCCGAGAGGATCGGTGGCCTGACCGGCGACGATCACGCTCCGCTCTACAAGCAGCTGCAACGCGCCCTGCGCGACGCCATCCAGAAGAAGGTGCTGGGCCCCGACGACGCCCTGCCGGCCGAACGCGACATGGCCGAGGAATTCAACATTTCGCGCATCACCGTGCGCAAGGCGCTGGACGGCCTGGTCAGCGAGGGCCTGCTGACCCGCCGCCAGGGCGCGGGCACCTTCGTCGCCGCGCGCGTGGAAAAGAGCTTCTCCAAGCTGTCGTCGTTCACCGAGGACATGATCTCGCGCGGTCGCACGCCACGCAGCGAATGGATCAGCAAGGCCGAAGGCTCGGTCACGCCGGAAGAGTCGCTGACCCTGGGCCTGTCGCCCGGCACGCCGGTCTTCCGCTTCGCCCGCATCCGCTACGCCGACGGCGCGCCGATGGCCCTGGAATATTCCACGATCGCCGGCTACGCCCTGCCCTCGGCCGAGGTGGTGGGCGTTTCGCTCTACGAAGCCCTGGAAGCCACCGGCCACCGTCCCGCCCGCGCCCTGCAGCGGCTGCGCGCGGTGCTGTTCACCGCCGAGCAGGCCGAGCTGCTGGGCGTGCCCGTCAAGGACGCGGGCCTGCTGATCGAACGCCGCAGCTTCCTGCCCGACGGCCGGGCGGTGGAAGTCACACAATCCTACTACAGGGGTGACGCCTACGACTTCGTCGCCGAACTGAACGCCCTTTCTTGA